Proteins co-encoded in one Ornithorhynchus anatinus isolate Pmale09 chromosome 14, mOrnAna1.pri.v4, whole genome shotgun sequence genomic window:
- the RASD2 gene encoding GTP-binding protein Rhes, whose product MMKTASSGSCALSVPAKNSYRMVVLGASRVGKSSIVSRFLNGRFEDQYTPTIEDFHRKVYNIRGDMYQLDILDTSGNHPFPAMRRLSILTGDVFVLVFSLDNRESFDEVKRLQKQILEVKSCLKNKTKETADLPMVICGNKSDHGELFRQVRADEAERLASGDENCAYFEVSAKKNTNVDEMFYVLFSMAKLPHEMSPALHRKISVQYGDAFHPKPFCMRRVKEMDAYGMISPFARRPSVNSDLKYIKAKVLREGQAREREKCSLQ is encoded by the exons ATGATGAAGACAGCGTCCAGTGGGAGCTGCGCGCTCAGCGTGCCGGCCAAAAACTCCTACCGCATGGTCGTTCTGGGGGCCTCGCGCGTCGGCAAGAGCTCCATCGTCTCGCGCTTCCTGAACGGCCGCTTTGAAGACCAGTACACCCCCACCATCGAGGACTTCCACCGCAAGGTCTACAACATCCGGGGAGACATGTACCAGCTGGATATCCTGGACACGTCCGGGAACCACCCCTTCCCAGCCATGAGGCGGCTGTCCATCCTGACAG GTGACGTCTTCGTCCTGGTGTTCAGCCTGGACAACCGGGAGTCATTTGACGAGGTCAAGCGGCTGCAGAAGCAGATCCTGGAGGTCAAGTCCTGCCTGAAGAACAAGACCAAGGAGACAGCCGATCTGCCCATGGTCATCTGCGGCAACAAGAGCGACCACGGGGAGCTGTTCCGCCAGGTGCGGGCCGACGAGGCCGAGCGGCTGGCCTCGGGGGACGAGAACTGCGCCTACTTCGAGGTGTCCGCCAAGAAGAACACCAACGTGGACGAGATGTTCTACGTGCTGTTCAGCATGGCCAAGCTGCCCCACGAGATGAGCCCGGCCCTGCACCGCAAGATCTCCGTCCAGTACGGCGACGCCTTCCACCCCAAGCCCTTCTGCATGCGCCGGGTCAAGGAGATGGACGCCTACGGGATGATCTCGCCGTTCGCCCGCCGGCCCAGCGTCAACAGCGACCTCAAGTACATCAAGGCCAAGGTGCTGAGGGAGGGCCAGGCTCGCGAGCGGGAGAAGTGCAGCCTTCAGTGA